In one window of Balaenoptera musculus isolate JJ_BM4_2016_0621 chromosome 10, mBalMus1.pri.v3, whole genome shotgun sequence DNA:
- the ZBED4 gene encoding zinc finger BED domain-containing protein 4, with translation MERHQQTRPKGGGDFVSDKINFNIEEEDDDPIPNHSLERMDFRNEQEDRKGADSGDQRAEGREASHGCRPPGGRISPDPEDDYGALLSQYSSTLYSVAMEAVTQSLLSGRGISSRKKSPAWKHFFISPRDSTKAICTYCMKEFSRGKNEKDLSTSCLMRHVRRAHPTVLVEENGSAPAPAPRPAPLPRLPPPPADAGDPGTVLSPGRLAARTPSKSPSPHQVTEEPGSVVSCEEAPSDVSVSEGHSRDEALAGPPPQPPSLHCDEPAENGAEKNLPLPRSASGSRRRSAVWKHFYLSPLDSSKAVCVHCMNEFSRGKNGKDLGTSCLIRHMWRAHRSIVLRENGGGAGVPPPYSAPPTLLPTPPLPDGEPSPASSSPGKPVQDSASAPSSPDRLAEDPPAHWNPGDAPVEDAWALSSSSDVGEASWASSPEKQPGDAPSPRPLEPGAVFQQNKKVTRRLKSEVWLHFSLAPTDSLKAVCGHCGCAISRGRKGDVGTSCLMRHLYRRHPEVVGSQKGFLGASLANSPYATLASAETSSSRLTDLPTVVTKNNQVTFPVNSKKTSKLWNHFSICSADPTKVVCLHCGRTISRGKKPTNLGTSCLLRHLQRFHGGVLKPDAPRTAPPSPPGAHGPPSSESAGASSCDDVNEKFYDSHPVAKKITSLIAEMIALDLQPYSFVDNVGFNRLLGYLKPQYCLPPPSYFSRTAIPGMYDSVKHTVVSHLREAESGVVHFTSGVWMSGQTREYLTLTAHWVTFASPARPHCGDRHCSALLDVSQVDCDYSGSSVQKQLECWWEAWVTSTGLQVGITVTDNPGIGKALNEGARSSVQCFSHTVNLIVSEAIKSQRLVQNLLSTARKICERVHRSPRAKAKLAELQKEYELPPHHLLQDVPSKWNTSFHMLERLIEQKRAVNELSVECNFRELISCDQWEVMQSVCHALKPFDAARREMSAHVSTLSQVIPMIHILNRRVEMLFEETMGIDTMLKSLREAMVSRLSATLHDPRYVLATLLDPRYKASLFSEEEAAQYKQDLIRELETLNSTSEPTPVPNGCAPGSPPRDCAGEESLWSLMAKMKKTEPQGRTKVPEDMVLAYLEEEVLEHGCDPLAYWNLKRAAWPGLSALAVRFLGCPPSIVPSERLFSTPTENGSFGQSRLMMEHFEKLIFLKVNLPLICFQY, from the coding sequence ATGGAGCGTCACCAGCAGACTCGTCCCAAAGGGGGTGGCGATTTTGTgtctgataaaataaattttaacatagAAGAGGAAGACGATGATCCAATCCCTAATCACAGTTTGGAGAGAATGGACTTTAGAAATGAGCAGGAGGACAGGAAAGGGGCTGACAGTGGCGACCAGCGGGCGGAGGGCAGAGAGGCGAGCCACGGCTGCCGGCCCCCCGGGGGGCGCATCTCTCCTGACCCCGAGGACGACTACGGGGCCCTGTTGTCACAGTACAGCAGCACCCTGTACAGCGTGGCCATGGAGGCCGTGACGCAGAGCCTGCTCTCCGGCCGCGGCATCAGCTCCAGGAAGAAGTCCCCGGCTTGGAAGCATTTTTTCATCTCACCCCGGGATAGCACGAAGGCCATCTGTACATACTGTATGAAGGAGTTCAGCAGGGGCAAGAACGAGAAGGACCTGAGCACCAGCTGTCTGATGCGGCACGTGAGGCGGGCGCACCCCACCGTCCTCGTGGAGGAGAACGGCAGCGCGCCAGCCCCGgccccccgccctgcccctctGCCGCGGCTCCCGCCGCCACCCGCTGACGCCGGAGACCCGGGCACCGTCCTGTCACCTGGCAGACTCGCTGCCAGGACGCCCTCCAAGAGCCCGTCTCCCCATCAGGTAACGGAGGAACCTGGCTCTGTGGTTTCTTGCGAAGAGGCCCCCTCAGACGTGTCAGTCTCTGAGGGGCACAGCAGGGATGAAGCCCTGGCGGGgccgcctccccagccccccagcctccACTGCGACGAGCCTGCAGAGAACGGGGCTGAGAAAAACCTCCCCCTGCCCAGGAGCGCATCCGGGTCCAGGAGGAGGTCCGCCGTCTGGAAGCACTTCTACCTGTCGCCCCTGGACAGCTCCAAGGCCGTGTGCGTCCACTGCATGAACGAGTTCAGCCGGGGGAAGAACGGGAAGGACCTGGGCACCAGCTGCCTCATCAGGCACATGTGGCGGGCGCACCGCTCCATCGTGCTGCGGGAAAACGGCGGGGGCGCTGGCGTGCCGCCCCCCTACTCCGCGCCCCCAACCCTGCTGCCCACCCCGCCGCTGCCCGACGGAGAGCCCAGCCCCGCGTCCTCGTCTCCGGGGAAGCCGGTCCAGGACTCCGCCTCCGCGCCCTCCTCCCCCGACCGGCTGGCGGAGGACCCGCCGGCGCACTGGAACCCTGGAGACGCGCCGGTGGAAGACGCGTGGGCGCTGTCCTCCTCCTCTGACGTGGGCGAGGCCTCGTGGGCGTCGTCCCCCGAGAAGCAGCCGGGCGACGCGCCCAGCCCTCGCCCGCTGGAGCCCGGCGCCGTGTTCCAGCAGAACAAGAAGGTCACGAGGAGGCTGAAGTCGGAAGTCTGGCTCCACTTCTCGCTGGCTCCCACGGACAGCCTCAAGGCTGTGTGCGGGCACTGTGGCTGCGCCATCAGccgggggaggaagggagacgtGGGCACGAGCTGCTTGATGCGGCATCTCTACAGGCGCCACCCGGAGGTCGTTGGGAGCCAGAAGGGCTTTCTGGGGGCCAGCTTGGCGAATTCGCCGTACGCCACCTTGGCTTCTGCAGAAACTTCCTCCTCCAGACTAACTGACCTGCCGACCGTGGTCACAAAAAACAATCAAGTTACGTTTCCCGTCAACAGCAAAAAGACCTCGAAGTTGTGGAATCATTTTTCTATCTGCTCCGCGGATCCCACGAAGGTCGTGTGCTTGCACTGTGGCCGGACGATCAGCAGGGGCAAGAAGCCGACAAACCTGGGCACCAGCTGTCTCCTGAGGCACCTGCAGAGGTTCCACGGCGGCGTGCTGAAGCCCGACGCCCCCAGGACGGCGCCGCCCTCCCCTCCTGGTGCCCATGGGCCCCCGAGCTCAGAGTCGGCAGGCGCCTCCTCCTGCGATGACGTCAACGAGAAGTTTTATGATTCGCATCCAGTTGCCAAAAAAATAACAAGTCTCATTGCTGAAATGATCGCACTTGACCTCCAGCCGTACTCGTTTGTGGACAACGTCGGCTTCAACAGGCTGCTCGGATACTTGAAACCTCAGTACTGTCTGCCCCCTCCGTCCTACTTCTCCAGGACGGCCATCCCAGGTATGTACGACAGTGTGAAACACACCGTCGTGTCGCACCTCCGGGAAGCCGAGAGCGGTGTGGTCCACTTCACGTCGGGAGTGTGGATGAGCGGCCAGACCCGGGAGTACCTGACCCTCACCGCCCACTGGGTCACCTTTGCGTCGCCGGCCCGGCCGCACTGCGGGGACCGCCACTGCTCGGCGCTGCTGGACGTGTCGCAGGTAGACTGCGACTACAGCGGCAGCAGCGTCCAGAAGCAGCTGGAGTGCTGGTGGGAGGCCTGGGTGACGTCGACCGGCCTGCAGGTGGGGATCACGGTCACCGACAACCCCGGCATAGGGAAGGCGCTGAACGAGGGGGCACGCTCGAGCGTGCAGTGCTTCAGTCACACGGTCAACCTCATCGTCAGCGAGGCCATCAAGAGCCAGAGGCTGGTCCAGAACCTGCTCAGCACCGCGCGGAAAATATGCGAACGGGTCCACCGGTCGCCCCGGGCGAAAGCAAAGCTGGCGGAGCTGCAGAAGGAGTACGAGCTGCCgccccaccacctcctccaggacgTCCCGTCCAAGTGGAACACGTCGTTTCACATGCTGGAGCGGCTTATCGAGCAGAAGAGGGCGGTGAACGAGCTGTCTGTCGAGTGTAACTTCCGGGAGCTCATCAGCTGCGACCAGTGGGAGGTGATGCAGTCCGTGTGCCACGCCCTGAAGCCCTTCGACGCCGCCCGGCGGGAGATGAGTGCCCACGTGTCCACGCTCAGCCAGGTGATCCCCATGATCCACATCCTCAACAGGAGGGTGGAGATGCTGTTCGAGGAGACCATGGGCATCGACACCATGCTCAAGTCCCTCAGGGAGGCCATGGTGAGCCGCCTGTCCGCCACCCTCCACGACCCCAGGTACGTGCTGGCCACCCTGCTGGACCCGCGCTACAAAGCCTCCCTCTTCTCCGAGGAGGAGGCCGCGCAGTACAAGCAGGACttgatcagggaactagaaaCGCTGAATTCTACCTCAGAGCCTACGCCCGTCCCCAACGGATGCGCCCCGGGCTCCCCACCGAGAGACTGTGCCGGGGAGGAGAGCCTGTGGTCACTCATGGCCAAGATGAAGAAGACCGAGCCCCAAGGGAGGACGAAGGTCCCGGAGGACATGGTGCTCGCCtacctggaggaggaggtgctggAGCACGGCTGCGACCCGCTCGCCTACTGGAACCTGAAGAGGGCGGCCTGGCCGGGCCTCTCCGCCTTGGCCGTGCGGTTTCTGGGCTGCCCCCCGAGCATCGTGCCCTCCGAGAGGCTGTTCAGCACACCCACTGAGAACGGCAGCTTTGGCCAGTCCAGGCTCATGATGGAACATTTCGAgaaacttatttttctgaaagtGAATCTTCCCTTAATATGCTTCCAGTATTGA